A window of the Leishmania mexicana MHOM/GT/2001/U1103 complete genome, chromosome 29 genome harbors these coding sequences:
- a CDS encoding succinyl-coa:3-ketoacid-coenzyme a transferase-like protein: protein MVGHTRRIFRPMLMSAAESVQDIHDGATIAAGGFGFCGFPFELLEALNQKSTKQLTLIAGTTSGPEDGTGPLARDGQIAKIITSYVGENSVLSDRLFKGEFTIEFCPMGTLVDRLRAAGAGLPAFYTPTGYGTAVSEGRLPVRFAPGKSVRVAEYSHPRETRQFNGRWCTLEMALPADFAFVRAWKADKRGNLVFRGTTQNFNLASAKAAKVCIAEVEEIVECGELDPKTVHLPGVYVQRLVCPPNIKRVAEFVVERKPGSSTGTGKNAHASRNLIARRAALEIKDGMTLNLGIGIPNMVASYIPPDVDVVLQGENGLLGIGPYPLPEEVDPDITNASKQTVTMSKSGASLFDSAESFSMIRGGHLDLTMLGALEVSGTGDIASWWVPGKVLKGMGGAMDLVVCGCKKIVLMEHTDKEGKSRIVERCKAPVTGRECLDMIITDLAVFVVEKAAGGVGSLVLTEVAEGVTLEEVKAKTEAPFAVSADLRTMSLAAVPSQA from the coding sequence ATGGTGGGTCATACACGCCGGATCTTCCGGCCAATGCTGATGAGTGCCGCCGAGTCTGTCCAGGACATTCACGATGGCGCCACCATTGCGGCCGGTGGATTCGGCTTTTGCGGCTTTCCGTTTGAGCTACTCGAAGCACTTAACCAGAAGAGCACAAAACAGCTTACCCTCATCGCTGGCACGACATCAGGGCCTGAGGACGGAACCGGGCCCCTCGCGCGTGATGGGCAGATTGCGAAGATCATCACCAGCTACGTTGGCGAGAACAGCGTTCTCTCGGATCGACTCTTTAAGGGCGAGTTTACAATCGAGTTTTGCCCCATGGGCACGCTGGTGGACCGGCTGCGCGCTGCGGGCGCGGGGCTGCCGGCCTTCTACACCCCCACCGGCTACGGCACAGCAGTATCCGAGGGTCGCCTCCCTGTGCGCTTTGCGCCGGGCAAGTCGGTGAGGGTGGCCGAGTACAGCCACCCGCGCGAGACGCGGCAGTTCAACGGGCGGTGGTGCACGCTGGAGATGGCGCTGCCAGCCGACTTTGCgtttgtgcgcgcgtggaaGGCGGACAAGCGCGGCAACCTCGTGTTCCGCGGGACGACGCAGAACTTCAACCTTGCGTCCGCGAAGGCTGCGAAGGTGTGCatcgcggaggtggaggagattGTGGAGTGCGGGGAGCTGGACCCGAAGACGGTGCACCTGCCCGGCGTGTATGTGCAGCGCCTGGTGTGCCCACCGAACATCAAGAGAGTCGCCGAGTTCGTGGTGGAGCGCAAGCCTGGCTCCTCGACGGGGACCGGCAAGAACGCACATGCAAGCCGCAATCTCATAGCTCGCCGCGCAGCCCTTGAGATCAAGGATGGCATGACACTGAACCTTGGCATCGGCATCCCCAACATGGTGGCGAGCTACATACCGCCTGATGTGgacgtggtgctgcagggAGAAAATGGCTTACTTGGCATTGGCCCCTACCCGctgccggaggaggtggacccCGATATCACTAACGCCAGCAAGCAGACTGTCACCATGAGCAAGTCGGGTGCTTCGCTGTTCGACAGCGCCGAGTCCTTCAGCATGATTCGCGGTGGTCACTTGGACTTGACGATGCTTGGTGCGCTGGAGGTCTCTGGCACCGGCGACATTGCCAGCTGGTGGGTGCCTGGCAAGGTGCTGAAGGGCATGGGTGGCGCCATGGATCTGGTGGTGTGCGGTTGCAAGAAGATCGTGCTGATGGAGCACACAGACAAGGAGGGTAAGTCGCGCATCGTTGAGAGGTGCAAAGCCCCCGTCACAGGTCGTGAGTGCCTTGACATGATCATCACGGATTTGGCCGTTTTTGTGGTGGAAAAGGCGGCGGGAGGTGTGGGGTCGCTGGTCTTGACGGAGGTTGCCGAGGGGGTaacgctggaggaggtgaaggccAAAACCGAGGCACCCTTTGCCGTGTCTGCAGACCTCAGGACGATGTCGTTGGCAGCGGTTCCAAGTCAAGCGTAG
- a CDS encoding succinyl-coa:3-ketoacid-coenzyme a transferase-like protein, whose amino-acid sequence MLRRTLLRFKPTILTAAEALHDVKDGATIALGGFGFCGFPFELLEALNQKSTKQLTLIAGTTSGPEDGTGPLARDGQIAKIITSYVGENSVLSDRLFKGEFTIEFCPMGTLVDRLRAAGAGLPAFYTPTGYGTAVSEGRLPVRFAPGKSVRVAEYSHPRETRQFNGRWCTLEMALPADFAFVRAWKADKRGNLVFRGTTQNFNLASAKAAKVCIAEVEEIVECGELDPKTVHLPGVYVQRLVCPPNIKRVAEFVVERKPGSSTGTGKNAHASRNLIARRAALEIKDGMTLNLGIGIPNMVASYIPPDVDVVLQGENGLLGIGPYPLPEEVDPDITNAGKQTVTMSKSGASLFDSAESFSMIRGGHLDLTMLGALEVSGTGDIASWWVPGKVLKGMGGAMDLVMSGCRIVVLMEHTDKEGKPRVVESCSVPVTGSGVVDMLITELCTFRFVKHKGGINEMWLSELSEGVTVEEVKAKTSATFKVDPNLKTMPRVDPLPT is encoded by the coding sequence ATGCTCCGTCGAACTCTGCTTCGCTTCAAGCCGACCATCCTGACAGCAGCCGAGGCCCTCCACGATGTCAAGGAtggcgccaccatcgcccTCGGTGGATTCGGCTTTTGCGGCTTTCCGTTTGAGCTACTCGAAGCACTTAACCAGAAGAGCACAAAACAGCTTACCCTCATCGCTGGCACGACATCAGGGCCTGAGGACGGAACCGGGCCCCTCGCGCGTGATGGGCAGATTGCGAAGATCATCACCAGCTACGTTGGCGAGAACAGCGTTCTCTCGGATCGACTCTTTAAGGGCGAGTTTACAATCGAGTTTTGCCCCATGGGCACGCTGGTGGACCGGCTGCGCGCTGCGGGCGCGGGGCTGCCGGCCTTCTACACCCCCACCGGCTACGGCACAGCAGTATCCGAGGGTCGCCTCCCTGTGCGCTTTGCGCCGGGCAAGTCGGTGAGGGTGGCCGAGTACAGCCACCCGCGCGAGACGCGGCAGTTCAACGGGCGGTGGTGCACGCTGGAGATGGCGCTGCCAGCCGACTTTGCgtttgtgcgcgcgtggaaGGCGGACAAGCGCGGCAACCTCGTGTTCCGCGGGACGACGCAGAACTTCAACCTTGCGTCCGCGAAGGCTGCGAAGGTGTGCatcgcggaggtggaggagattGTGGAGTGCGGGGAGCTGGACCCGAAGACGGTGCACCTGCCCGGCGTGTATGTGCAGCGCCTGGTGTGCCCACCGAACATCAAGAGAGTCGCCGAGTTCGTGGTGGAGCGCAAGCCTGGCTCCTCGACGGGGACCGGCAAGAACGCACATGCAAGCCGCAATCTCATAGCTCGCCGCGCAGCCCTTGAGATCAAGGATGGCATGACACTGAACCTTGGCATCGGCATCCCCAACATGGTGGCGAGCTACATACCGCCTGATGTGgacgtggtgctgcagggAGAAAATGGCTTACTTGGCATTGGCCCCTACCCGctgccggaggaggtggacccCGATATCACTAACGCCGGCAAGCAGACTGTCACCATGAGCAAGTCGGGTGCTTCGCTGTTCGACAGCGCCGAGTCCTTCAGCATGATTCGCGGTGGTCACTTGGACTTGACGATGCTTGGTGCGCTGGAGGTCTCTGGCACCGGCGACATTGCCAGCTGGTGGGTGCCTGGCAAGGTGCTGAAGGGCATGGGTGGCGCCATGGACCTTGTCATGTCGGGCTGCCGTATTGTCGTACTGATGGAGCACACAGACAAGGAGGGTAAGCCGCGCGTTGTGGAATCCTGCAGCGTGCCGGTCACTGGTTCTGGCGTGGTAGATATGCTCATCACTGAGCTTTGCACGTTCCGCTTTGTGAAGCATAAGGGCGGCATCAACGAAATGTGGCTGTCGGAGCTCTCCGAGGGCGtaacggtggaggaggtgaaggccAAGACAAGTGCTACGTTCAAGGTCGACCCAAATCTCAAAACGATGCCGCGAGTGGATCCTTTACCGACTTGA
- a CDS encoding RNA pseudouridylate synthase-like protein, translated as MPRELRYCRPRRDPDESLLAYLSKKFTYLADTQWRQHIAAGDIHVNGVTLTDGSYVLRQGDMLRFAPPRSLEPPVDSKHIEVLYEDSTLIVVTKNSNLPVAEGGRYCENTLVEVLRRRGTAAFYTASTRTSLAATHEETEKVYDSLTHASKIVDAAARVEGSTAMDASGEAAETASSPPSRPRLEDGSHVTSAAGSAPRTSLPSPETPTVQQRSPLNLFTVQRLDKETSGVVVLAKNSVSARTLASKLETQTRGCTAAVESRLRECGHAVALSSDAFDELLRLKAQSVHKTYTAVLRGAAPEDRTFVVANYMDCMAKHPTHSREAQHTQLNKLKMCCEPMKEMLFSHAAASLPTPPKEQETQWGRLAVTRIRVLARNQKLGLTCVQVELLTGRSHQIRLHCAAVGYPVLGDKLYTTTTPGREGGATAVSDAVYLERVRREDDPFLPIDDDVSGAGGTSGNGQMWCRRHLLHATRITFAHPDVSPERLMTFMASPVPFFIADVRFECEEDSSLFSRWLTRAVSRPVESADTSQS; from the coding sequence ATGCCACGCGAGCTGCGCTACTGCCGTCCTAGGCGCGACCCTGACGAGTCCCTACTCGCATATCTATCCAAGAAGTTTACCTATCTAGCGGATACGCAGTGGCGTCAGCACATCGCAGCCGGTGACATCCATGTCAATGGGGTGACACTCACTGATGGGTCCTACGTTCTCCGACAGGGCGACATGCTTCGCTTTGCCCCGCCGCGCTCCTTGGAGCCGCCTGTGGACAGCAAGCACATTGAGGTCCTCTACGAAGACTCGACGCTGATAGTCGTGACCAAGAACAGTAACCTGCCGGTTGCAGAGGGTGGTCGTTACTGCGAGAACACACTGGTGGAGGTTCTGCGACGCCGTGGCACTGCTGCGTTTTACACGGCCTCCACGCGTACCAGCCTCGCCGCGACGCATGAGGAAACGGAGAAGGTGTATGACTCTCTCACTCACGCTAGTAAAATTGTtgacgctgcagctcgtgTTGAGGGTTCGACGGCGATGGACGCGAGTGGCGAAGCCGCTGAAACGGCTTCTTCACCTCCTTCCCGACCGCGACTGGAGGACGGCTCGCATGTGACCTCTGCGGCCGGCTCAGCGCCGCGCACTTCTCTGCCGTCGCCCGAGACACCAACGGTTCAGCAGCGAAGCCCCCTCAATCTTTTCACTGTCCAGCGGCTGGACAAGGAAACCTCGGGTGTTGTGGTGCTTGCAAAGAACAGCGTCAGCGCAAGAACTTTAGCGTCGAAACTGGAGACGCAGACGAGAGGCTGTACGGCCGCAGTGGAGTCGCGACTGCGCGAGTGTGGTCACGCCGTGGCGCTCAGCTCCGACGCCTTCGACGAGTTGCTTCGGCTTAAGGCGCAATCAGTGCACAAGACCTACACGGCGGTGCTTCGAGGCGCTGCCCCAGAGGACCGCACGTTTGTGGTGGCGAACTACATGGACTGCATGGCGAAACATCCCACGCACTCACGGGAGGCGCAACACACCCAATTAAACAAGCTGAAAATGTGCTGTGAGCCGATGAAAGAGATGCTGTTctcgcacgcagcagcatcctTGCCGACACCGCCCAAGGAGCAGGAAACGCAGTGGGGAAGATTGGCTGTAACTCGCATTCGCGTCTTGGCGAGGAACCAGAAGCTCGGACTGACATGTGTGCAGGTGGAGCTTCTCACCGGTCGAAGCCATCAGATTCGCCTgcactgcgccgctgtcggctACCCAGTGTTGGGCGACAAGCTCtacacgacgacgacacctGGAAGAGAGGGCGGTGCCACCGCAGTGTCCGACGCGGTGTACCTCGAGCGAGTTCGGCGTGAAGATGATCCATTTCTTCCCATCGACGATGACGtcagcggcgcaggtggcaccAGTGGTAACGGCCAAATGTGGTGTCGGCGTCACTTGCTGCACGCGACGCGGATCACCTTTGCACATCCAGATGTTTCGCCGGAGCGCTTGATGACGTTCATGGCGTCGCCGGTGCCCTTCTTCATCGCGGATGTTCGTTTCGAGTGCGAGGAGGACTCCTCGCTGTTCTCTCGGTGGCTTACACGTGCCGTCTCGCGGCCAGTGGAAAGTGCGGACACCTCACAGAGCTGA